The Erythrobacter sp. F6033 genome window below encodes:
- a CDS encoding ligase-associated DNA damage response exonuclease translates to MTAPFSWIRPEPWGVHIVPADVWIDPGRAVDRALVTHGHADHARGGHGETIATPETLAIMELRYKTGAEDGTGEIPSKAVPCAYGETIRLKGGVDATFIPAGHVLGSAQILLEHAGERVVITGDYKRRADPTCAPFEVTPCDIFITEATFGLPVFTHPPIADEMAKLTGALEQSADGSVLVGAYALGKAQRVIAELRAAGHHQPIYLHGAMEKMCRLYEEHSVDLGELRLVSDAAKDDMRGHIIVAPPSAMNTTWSRRLPDPITAMASGWMRVRGRARQRGVELPLIISDHADWNELTRTIEEVNPQETWITHGREEALLRWCELGQRKARALALVGREEEDD, encoded by the coding sequence ATGACCGCGCCATTCTCATGGATCCGCCCCGAACCGTGGGGCGTGCATATTGTGCCTGCCGATGTGTGGATTGATCCGGGCCGCGCGGTGGATCGGGCGCTTGTCACCCATGGCCATGCAGATCACGCGCGCGGCGGACATGGCGAGACGATTGCCACGCCGGAAACGCTTGCGATCATGGAGCTGCGCTACAAAACCGGCGCGGAGGACGGGACTGGTGAAATTCCATCCAAAGCTGTGCCGTGCGCTTATGGCGAAACGATCCGACTGAAAGGCGGGGTCGATGCGACCTTCATTCCCGCTGGGCATGTGCTGGGTTCGGCTCAAATCCTGCTGGAACATGCGGGCGAGAGGGTCGTCATAACCGGCGACTACAAACGCCGCGCCGACCCGACCTGCGCTCCGTTCGAAGTGACCCCGTGCGACATCTTCATCACCGAGGCGACATTTGGCCTGCCCGTGTTCACGCACCCGCCGATTGCAGATGAAATGGCGAAGCTGACCGGAGCATTGGAGCAAAGCGCGGATGGCTCGGTCTTGGTGGGCGCATATGCTTTGGGCAAAGCGCAGCGTGTGATCGCGGAGCTCCGCGCGGCGGGGCACCACCAGCCGATCTATCTCCACGGCGCGATGGAAAAGATGTGCCGCCTCTATGAAGAGCACAGCGTTGATCTGGGCGAATTGCGGCTCGTCAGCGATGCCGCGAAGGACGATATGCGCGGGCACATCATTGTCGCGCCGCCCAGCGCGATGAACACCACATGGTCACGCCGTCTGCCCGATCCCATCACCGCCATGGCGAGCGGGTGGATGCGGGTGCGCGGCAGAGCGCGTCAACGCGGTGTCGAATTGCCGTTGATCATTTCAGACCATGCCGACTGGAACGAGTTGACGCGAACAATCGAGGAGGTGAATCCGCAAGAGACGTGGATCACCCATGGCCGCGAGGAAGCGCTGCTGCGTTGGTGCGAGCTTGGCCAGCGCAAAGCGCGCGCACTGGCTCTGGTCGGGCGGGAGGAAGAGGATGACTGA
- the clpA gene encoding ATP-dependent Clp protease ATP-binding subunit ClpA produces the protein MPSFAQNLERTLHNALGNASERRHEYATLEHLLLALIDDEDAAAVMASCGVDLAELGDVVKQYLDQEYQSLKTEEDADPQPTAGFQRVIQRAILHVQSSGKDTVTGANVLVALFSERDSYAVYFLQQQDMSRLDAVSFISHGIGKGGRQIESNQPTGADENAGETAEATKDGGKQKETALDQFTVNLNKKAEDGKVDPLIGRGPEVDRTIQILCRRSKNNPLYVGDPGVGKTAIAEGLARKIVEGDVPEVLNEAVIYSLDMGALLAGTRYRGDFEERLKQVVTELEGMPHAVLFIDEIHTVIGAGATSGGAMDASNLLKPALSGGTIRCVGSTTYKEFRNHFEKDRALLRRFQKIDVNEPTIEDTIKILKGLRTAFEDHHGVKYTPDALKTAVELSARYINDRKLPDKAIDVIDEVGAMQMLVPPSRRKKKITAREIEQVIATMARIPPKSVSKDDKAALQNLDRDLKHVVFGQDEAITRLATAMKLSRAGLRDPDKPIGSFLFSGPTGVGKTEVARQLASIMGIELKRFDMSEYMERHSVSRLIGAPPGYVGYDQGGLLTDAVDQNPHCVLLLDEIEKAHPDLFNILLQVMDNGRLTDHHGKTVDFRNVVLIMTTNAGASMMASQGIGFGDVSKEDAGAEAVKKMFTPEFRNRLDAIVPFAYLGKSTVARVVDKFILQLELQLAEQNVHIQFDGDARDWLAEKGYDKLYGARPMGRLIQDKIKQPLAEELLFGKLADGGEVHVTVKDGKPSFELTPAPPKAKPKRKPAAKKKPAAKKTPPAKDTGDTNPEASDSDKES, from the coding sequence ATGCCCAGTTTTGCCCAAAATCTCGAACGGACCCTCCACAATGCGCTCGGCAATGCGTCCGAACGTCGCCACGAATATGCGACGCTAGAGCACCTGCTGCTCGCATTGATCGATGATGAGGATGCCGCCGCTGTAATGGCATCGTGCGGTGTGGACCTCGCCGAGCTGGGCGATGTCGTGAAGCAATATCTGGATCAGGAATACCAGTCGCTGAAGACTGAGGAAGACGCCGATCCGCAGCCGACCGCCGGTTTCCAGCGGGTGATCCAGCGCGCAATCCTGCACGTTCAATCCTCGGGCAAGGATACGGTGACAGGCGCGAATGTTCTGGTGGCGCTGTTCTCTGAGCGTGATTCATACGCGGTCTATTTCCTGCAACAGCAGGATATGAGCCGTCTGGATGCGGTGAGCTTTATCAGCCACGGCATCGGCAAAGGCGGACGTCAGATCGAATCTAACCAGCCGACCGGTGCAGACGAGAATGCGGGCGAGACCGCCGAAGCGACCAAAGACGGTGGCAAGCAGAAAGAAACCGCGCTCGACCAGTTTACCGTCAATCTCAACAAGAAAGCCGAAGACGGCAAAGTCGATCCGCTGATTGGTCGCGGGCCAGAAGTGGACCGGACGATCCAGATCCTCTGCCGCCGGTCGAAAAACAACCCGCTTTATGTTGGCGATCCCGGCGTTGGTAAAACAGCGATTGCAGAAGGTCTCGCGCGCAAAATCGTCGAAGGCGATGTGCCCGAAGTCCTGAATGAGGCGGTTATCTACTCGCTCGATATGGGCGCTCTGCTTGCAGGCACGCGCTATCGCGGCGATTTTGAAGAGCGACTTAAACAGGTCGTCACCGAACTCGAAGGGATGCCGCACGCGGTGCTCTTCATTGACGAGATTCACACCGTCATCGGTGCTGGCGCGACCAGCGGCGGGGCAATGGATGCGTCCAACCTGCTAAAGCCAGCGTTGTCCGGCGGCACGATCCGCTGCGTCGGCTCGACCACCTACAAGGAATTCCGCAATCACTTCGAAAAGGATCGCGCGCTGCTGCGCCGGTTCCAGAAAATTGATGTGAACGAGCCAACGATTGAGGACACGATCAAAATCCTCAAAGGCCTCCGCACCGCGTTCGAAGATCACCACGGTGTGAAATACACACCCGACGCGCTGAAAACCGCCGTCGAATTGTCGGCGCGCTATATCAATGATCGCAAACTGCCCGACAAAGCTATCGACGTGATCGACGAAGTTGGTGCGATGCAGATGCTGGTCCCGCCCAGCCGCCGCAAAAAGAAAATCACCGCGCGCGAGATCGAGCAAGTCATCGCGACGATGGCCCGTATCCCGCCGAAATCGGTCAGCAAGGATGACAAGGCGGCGCTACAAAACCTCGACCGTGATCTAAAACACGTCGTGTTTGGTCAGGACGAAGCGATCACTCGCCTCGCCACAGCAATGAAGCTGTCGCGTGCTGGTCTGCGAGATCCGGACAAGCCCATCGGCTCGTTCCTGTTCAGCGGCCCGACCGGCGTCGGCAAGACAGAGGTTGCGCGCCAACTCGCGTCGATCATGGGCATCGAGCTGAAACGCTTCGACATGTCCGAATATATGGAGCGCCACAGCGTTTCGCGCCTGATCGGTGCGCCTCCGGGCTATGTCGGATATGATCAGGGCGGCCTGCTGACCGATGCGGTCGATCAGAACCCGCATTGTGTGCTGCTGCTCGACGAGATCGAGAAAGCGCACCCCGACTTGTTCAACATCCTGCTTCAGGTGATGGATAATGGCCGTCTGACCGACCATCACGGCAAAACAGTCGATTTCCGCAATGTCGTGCTCATCATGACGACCAATGCCGGTGCATCCATGATGGCCAGCCAAGGCATCGGCTTTGGCGATGTGTCGAAAGAAGATGCAGGCGCCGAAGCGGTCAAAAAGATGTTCACGCCGGAATTCCGCAACCGTCTCGATGCGATCGTGCCATTTGCCTATCTCGGCAAGAGCACAGTTGCGCGTGTGGTCGACAAGTTCATCCTGCAGCTCGAACTCCAGCTGGCCGAACAGAACGTCCACATTCAATTCGATGGCGATGCCCGCGATTGGCTGGCCGAAAAAGGCTACGACAAGCTCTATGGCGCACGTCCGATGGGTCGCTTGATCCAAGACAAGATCAAGCAGCCGCTGGCCGAAGAATTGCTGTTCGGTAAGCTCGCCGATGGCGGCGAGGTTCATGTCACGGTGAAGGATGGCAAGCCCAGTTTCGAGCTAACGCCGGCCCCGCCCAAGGCCAAGCCAAAGCGCAAACCGGCGGCGAAGAAAAAGCCCGCCGCAAAGAAAACGCCCCCGGCAAAGGATACGGGTGATACCAATCCCGAAGCGTCAGATAGCGACAAAGAGAGCTGA